The sequence ATTCGCTGGGTCCCTGCATGGTAACATACAGAGACTGGTTGATTTTATTTAAGGAACGACTCATTGGCTCAGGCCAGTCTGCAAGTGGGATACGGCAAATATGCCTGGCATAAAAATTTGGTAACAATAATTCCATATATTTTGGATTGCCAAAATCTTTCCTGGCTTCAATCTGGCGGATAGTGTCAAGTACAGCGGGATCAAACTGCCTGGATAGCACATCATTGGCATACTTACTGTAATCCGGACAACTACTCATCATATTTGAAATGATTAGCCCTTTCATTTTGTCCTGGTATTTCAGCGCATATTCAAGTGCCAGTATACCACCCCATGAATGCCCGAGTAAATAAAAATTACTTTCATCTAATCCCAAAGCAACCCGAACCTGTTCCACTTCATCTACATACCGTGCCAAATCCCACATCGATGTATCTTTTGGATCAGCAGAATTTCCACATCCTAACTGGTCATAATAGATGAACTCAATGCCTTCTTTCGGCAGGAAACTTTCCAGGCATTCAAAA comes from Flavihumibacter fluvii and encodes:
- a CDS encoding proline iminopeptidase-family hydrolase, coding for MHHNKNFISIIFCAFVLMLVACNPKQQDISVDKSSTYFISAEPGVKTGGVKIVGIETPKGKFNVWTKRIGNNPTIKLLLLNGGPGATHEYFECLESFLPKEGIEFIYYDQLGCGNSADPKDTSMWDLARYVDEVEQVRVALGLDESNFYLLGHSWGGILALEYALKYQDKMKGLIISNMMSSCPDYSKYANDVLSRQFDPAVLDTIRQIEARKDFGNPKYMELLLPNFYARHICRIPLADWPEPMSRSLNKINQSLYVTMQGPSEFGISGKLEKWDRKADLPKLKLRTLTIGSKYDTMDPEHMKWMSTKVQNGTYLYCANGSHMSMYDDQETYMKGLISFLKAGN